The region TGACAAAATTAATAGTTGAAATTCCTATAAAATGACCACGAGCTTAAGCGAGGATGTATAGAAATGGGGTTTAAATTCTCTAGTCTTCATTTCTTTAGgttttattatcattattgctattattgccatattagattgTACAAGTATTACTAAACAAGTGGAACATTGATCACAGAATAGCCCGCAAGAGGTTACAAGAAAGAGAGTAGGAATTTCATTTTGAAGAACTTCTCGAAAgaggaaaatgaaaaaacaaggaaaaaaagaatAGGGAAGTGGGAGTTTTAGTTTTGTGGGGAGGTATTAAAAGCACTATACCAATGGGGTAgcaaaaaaaatgaggttttgtTCACCCATTTGGGCCAATTAAGGACAGTTCTTACAATCCAAATTATAGATACCTTCTCCACAAGTCGGAAATTAAAATGAGCAAGAGGATAATTCAATGACATTCCAGGTGGCGGTTGAGTTTTGAATGCATATTGCAGCACCATATCAAGCATAATCTTATCTTCCAAAAAGCAATTACCTAGTTTTGAAGAGAAATTGACATCACAGCTTGGATAGAAAGAGTATACGCCTTATTTGTTTTTTAGAATAGAAAGGGAAATAAggcactacaagaaagtatagaaatcgcaacaaaaagttttatatttggcaacaatttagttttattattgacaaatgattttttttgttaccaattaatttaattttgttgtcatagtattaattatttttggcaaaaaaaaaaaaatattgcacGTTGTTGCAATACGAGCTGTTGGGAAAAATTCATAcaacaatatatattttttttgttaccaaaagtattttttacaataataatcaattatgacaaaaaaaaattgttgcaaaatattttttttcttgtaatgAGGTGATGTAAATCCATTCAAAGGAGAGAGGCTGCAAAAGGACGCATGGATTTGGTAGCTCAATTAGAGAACAGTCAAAAGAGTCTCTTTCGCATGCGTTAAAATCAAAGTGAGAAAAGAGGAATTAGGAAGTTTGTTGCATGTATACGTGGGCAATGTAGGGGCTTGTTTGACTTTGTAAATCTTTAAATAAGTACAACCTGAACTACTAAAAGCTAGTAGTAACAAGGGATAATTTGGAAATGCAACCAATCACTTTCTTTAAAGGCTTATGTCCTTTTTCATCTAATGCACCATTTCAAGCAAACCCAACATTTCAATCACCAACCGCTCTATCTTCTTTTATGTAATCCTACATCTCCTCAacaaccccccaccccccacacACAAACTCCCAAAATTTGTTTTCAGTAATTAGGAATTTATTTCTATTCACTGATAATATACATTTTTTCTTATCTCGTAAGTTAAGATATCTTACAACAACAGTTTATAGTAATTTTGATGGACTAACATAAAAATGCAATTTATGTTATAACTAGTTAAAATGTAAATACTCTTTACActcttgatatatataagttacATAGAAAAATACGTTAAAATCCCCCTAAGTTATATCCGCTTTATATTTAGATAATGGGGTGTGCACAAAATTTCCCTTAACTataatttttctatttaaaattCCCCCTTTCCTAAAGTGCCAAGTGATATGAAAAGTGGTTTTACTCTCCTACTAGTATGTCAATTAAAAATTAGACAAAAAATTGTAAACACGTgtcatttttccttattcctcttattaattaataattaattattcttttttttttttttctctttcttgatTTCTGTTTTTCCTTCTTCAACTATACTCTCTGTCAATAATAATATACCTAGTTGAAATTCATAACTCTAAAGTAACAGCAACactaaagaaaaattaattaaacaaaaaaaataaaaaatcaactgCAAATCGTGACAGAATCTTATTAATAATGGTAAACTCAATTATTAAACTCAATTAAAAATACaatcttaaaataaaaatatatataaaaccaaaaagttaaacataaaaatgaaaaaaaatgtggAGAGCAGAACGTGAATTCGGGCATgaaattttcaagttttttgAAAACTATGCATgaaattttcaagttttttgAAAACTATGTAAAAACTACTCCTTTCGTCTCATTTATATGAGGGTGTTTGATTGGAtgcaaagtttaagaaatagaggaagacttttaaaatttgtagaCTAAAACAAATCATAGAAATTCGTGTGGCcagaaatcatttcattaagggtaaaaaaaaaaaaattaaagttgaagtattactaaatatagaaaggtatcattctttttgggactaactaaaaatgaaagagtgtcatataaaatgggacggagTGATCCCGTATTACTTGTCCACATTACTAAAGTATTTGTCCCAAACTACTTGtccaaaatcaagataaaattaattaaatctttcccatcttacccttaatattaaatattcttgaaaatagtcaatattgattagagtgtatttttttggaaagagaTAAGGGTAAAGTAGTAAacatacatcttttatttattatttcttaagatGCGTGCAAATGAAAAAGtagacaagtaatatgggacggatgGAGTATAAGTTACAATGATTGgcaattaaaaatatttaaaagatataagTATGAAAAACGTACGATCAAAGAAAGACTTGTTTGAATCTCAAAATCCAAaattgtcacataaattgagatggagagagtaatatattttattttcccaCCAAAGAAAGCTCCGAAGAAAATGCATAAGGCTGAAGTTGACACGTATATGGCGCGAAGTGTCACCTTAGATAAAaatacgcatattaagaaatcaataatgcaatgtgaagtttaccaaataacccctatataataaaaaaaaaatattttaccttttgattagagcatgcacaagaagtaaaattttgacattgggaattcaacaataccaagttactatgtggcttttccaatcatcatttagatgttaatTTATTATCTAAGGATAGAATTGAAAAAATGTTAATTTATTATCTAAGgatagaattgaaaaaaactagacaatttatgtcttgatttccCAAGataacacttattatgggataaaCTTTTTTGGCTAAAGCGACACTtgttatgggacggagggagtacgtACAATAGTAGTGTATTAGCTGGCCTTTTGGACTCGTGCTTGACCTTTGTCTTATCATtcactaattttattttatttttctctttcaaccATTAATAATATATCTCCACATTAAAGAAAGAATCTCCTTCTCTCTCTTAACCTCTTTGTGAATGGAGTAGCAGTTCGGTGAACATTAATGGAATAGTTGTGGTCAACTGCAGAGAGAGAGTAGCTGTAGCTTTTCCTTCCTTATCTCTTCTTGTTATTACTCCATCCGCACCCATTTCAAGATTTCCTTCATTAAGACTTGTAAATACCCAAATACAGCACTAAAGCTTAAAGTTCATTTAACGTAGAGTCCAAGAACCATGGCTGCTGCATGCACTGGTTCTAAAACCACGCGTCTTCTCCTTAAATACCCACAACAAAACACCATTCCTAGCAGAAACAATAAGTGAAAAAAGTCAAACCTTTCCTGCTGCTAATTTATTTAGTCCTGTTGTTTGATTTCCCTATCTTTCTCTTCATTTATTCGACCGCGTCTCAGTTCAAATCTCTGCAATCACAGATCATGAGGATGCTTAAAggatttttcttagttttgTTTGCTGTAACATTACTTCTTTTATGTTCAAGTGGTTATGTGTTTTGCAAGAATGAaacagcatcatcatcatcaacaacactgAAGATTCTTTTGGAGATAAAGAAATCATTTGTTGATGACCCAAGTAATGTTTTGAGAGATTGGTCAGAGGATAATCCAAATTTCTGCAAATGGAGAGGTGTTTCATGTACAAGAAACTCACTACAAGTTGTAAGCCTAAACCTTTCTGACTCTTCACTTAGTGGGTCAATTTCACCTTTTATTGGCTTCTTGCATGACCTGCTCCAACTTGATCTTTCTTCTAATATCCTCTCAGGTCCCATTCCACCAACTCTTTCTAATCTTTCTTCTTTGGAATCTCTCCTACTTTTTTCCAACCAACTCACTGGCCCCATTCCCTCTGAAATTGGTTTGCTGAAAAATCTCCAAGTTCTCAGAATTGGTGATAATGGCCTAACAGGATCAATTCCAAATACTTTTGGTAATCTTGAAAATTTGGTCACTCTTGGCTTGGCCTCATGCAGCATGAGGGGTATGATTCCTCTTGAATTAGGAAAACTCAGCCTGCTTGAGAACTTGAATTTGCAGGAGAATCAACTGGAAGGTCCAATTCCAGCTGAGATTGGCAACTGCTTTAGCCTTGTTGCATTCAGTATTGCACTCAACAATCTCAATGGATCAATCCCTGAAGAATTAGCTAACCTTAGAAACCTCCAAGTTCTCAATTTTGCTAATAATAGCCTTTCCGGACAGATTCCTAGTCAGCTTGTCGAAATGAACCAGCTGCAGTATCTCAACTTGCTTGGTAATCAGCTGGAAGGTCCGATCCCCAAGTCCTTGGCAAAGTTGAGCAACCTTCAGAAATTAGACTTGTCTGGAAATAGGCTTACTGGTGAAATTCCTGGAGAATTTGGCAACATGGGTCAGCTACAATTCTTGGTTCTGACAAGCAATAATCTTTCTGGTAGCATACCAAAAACGATTTGTTCCAATGCAAGCAGCCTGGAACACTTGATGCTTTCTGAAAACCAACTTTCTGGTGAGATCCCTGTGGAATTGAGAGAATGCATTTCACTAAAGCAGCTCGATTTGTCTAACAACACGCTCAATGGTTCGATACCAGTAGAGCTGTACGAGTTGGTTGAGTTGACTGATCTCCTCCTTAACAACAACACTTTGGTTGGTTCACTTTCTCCATTGATCGCAAACCTCACCAATCTCCAAACATTGGCATTGTCTCACAATAATTTACTTGGCAATATACCGAAAGAGATTGGGATGCTTGGAAATCTTGagatcctctttttatatgagAATCAGTTATCTGGAGATATCCCTATGGAGATAGGTAACTGCTCTAGCTTGCAGATGATCGATTTTTATGGAAATGCATTCACAGGCCACATTCCCATCACAATTGGAAGGCTGAAGCAGCTGAATTTCATTGATCTTAGACAGAATGATCTGTCTGGTGAGATTCCTGCAAGCTTGGGGAACTGTCACCAACTGAAGATCCTTGATTTGGCAGATAATCGCTTATCTGGTAGCATTCCTGCGACGTTTGGTTATCTTCGAGCTCTGGAGCAGCTTATGctttataacaactcgttcaAAGGTAATCTTCCAGATGAACTGATCAATGTTTCAAACCTGACAAGAATAAATCTTTCTCATAACAAACTGAGTGGTAGTTTAGCTGCCCTGTGCAGTTCaacatcttttctttcttttgatgtAACAAATAATGCATTTGATCATGAGGTTCCACCCCATCTGGGATATTCACCATTTCTTGAAAGGTTAAGGCTAGGAAACAACCGTTTCACTGGAAAAATCCCTTGGACATTGGGGTTAATCCGTGAACTATCCCTGCTAGATCTCTCTGGAAATGAATTGACAGGTCCAATACCTCCACAGCTTTCTCTGTGCAGAAAGCTCACCCATCTGGATCTCAATAACAACCTTCTTTATGGATCAATTCCTGCTTGGCTTGGAAATTTACCACTCTTGGGCGAGCTCAAGCTTTCCTCAAATAAGTTCTCAGGACCTCTTCCTCGAGAATTGTTTAACTGCTCAAAGCTTTTGGTGCTGTCTCTAGAAGATAACTCACTGAATGGAACTCTACAACTTGAAATTGGTAAACTAAAGTCCCTAAATGTCCTAAATCTTGACAGAAATGAGCTCTCTGGTCCCATTCCATCTACCATCGGCAACCTAAGCAAGCTCTACATGCTCCGGCTCTCGGGAAACAC is a window of Lycium ferocissimum isolate CSIRO_LF1 chromosome 12, AGI_CSIRO_Lferr_CH_V1, whole genome shotgun sequence DNA encoding:
- the LOC132040335 gene encoding LRR receptor-like serine/threonine-protein kinase GSO1, with translation MRMLKGFFLVLFAVTLLLLCSSGYVFCKNETASSSSTTLKILLEIKKSFVDDPSNVLRDWSEDNPNFCKWRGVSCTRNSLQVVSLNLSDSSLSGSISPFIGFLHDLLQLDLSSNILSGPIPPTLSNLSSLESLLLFSNQLTGPIPSEIGLLKNLQVLRIGDNGLTGSIPNTFGNLENLVTLGLASCSMRGMIPLELGKLSLLENLNLQENQLEGPIPAEIGNCFSLVAFSIALNNLNGSIPEELANLRNLQVLNFANNSLSGQIPSQLVEMNQLQYLNLLGNQLEGPIPKSLAKLSNLQKLDLSGNRLTGEIPGEFGNMGQLQFLVLTSNNLSGSIPKTICSNASSLEHLMLSENQLSGEIPVELRECISLKQLDLSNNTLNGSIPVELYELVELTDLLLNNNTLVGSLSPLIANLTNLQTLALSHNNLLGNIPKEIGMLGNLEILFLYENQLSGDIPMEIGNCSSLQMIDFYGNAFTGHIPITIGRLKQLNFIDLRQNDLSGEIPASLGNCHQLKILDLADNRLSGSIPATFGYLRALEQLMLYNNSFKGNLPDELINVSNLTRINLSHNKLSGSLAALCSSTSFLSFDVTNNAFDHEVPPHLGYSPFLERLRLGNNRFTGKIPWTLGLIRELSLLDLSGNELTGPIPPQLSLCRKLTHLDLNNNLLYGSIPAWLGNLPLLGELKLSSNKFSGPLPRELFNCSKLLVLSLEDNSLNGTLQLEIGKLKSLNVLNLDRNELSGPIPSTIGNLSKLYMLRLSGNTFTGEIPSELGQLQNLQSILDLSFNNITGKIPPSVGTLTKLEALDLSHNQLTGEVPPQVGEMSSLGKLNLSYNNLQGKLYKQYAHWPADAFTGNPHLCGSPLQNCQDSRSKNQDPPGLSNSTVVIISVISTTVAIILMLLGAALFFKQRREAFRRGIEVNSAYSSSSSQGQKRPLFASVAAKRDIRWDDIMEATNNLSDDFIIGSGGSGTVYKAELFNGEIVAIKRIPSKDDLLLDKSFAREIKTLWRIRHRHLVRLLGYCNNRGEGSNVLIYEYMENGSVWDWLHKQPANNKRKRCLDWEARLRIAVGLAQGVEYLHHDCVPKIIHRDIKSSNILLDSNMEAHLGDFGLAKAIHDNYDPYNTESTLWFAGSYGYIAPEYAYSLKATEKSDVYSMGIVLMELVSGRMPTDGSFGEDMDMVRWVESRIEMSETAREELIDPVLKPLLPNEKSAALQVLEIALECTKTAPAERPSSRKVCNLLLHAFNDKVVHSDKLSPDNYV